The proteins below come from a single Triticum aestivum cultivar Chinese Spring chromosome 5D, IWGSC CS RefSeq v2.1, whole genome shotgun sequence genomic window:
- the LOC123119792 gene encoding pentatricopeptide repeat-containing protein At4g13650, protein MTRRAAASLNKSLTGFLAHEDPEKLLSLFAAKVRQCRGLGSVDFACALRECRGNGKRWPLVPEIHAKAITCGLGGDRIAGNLLIDLYAKKGLVQRARHVFEQLSARDNVSWVAMLSGYAKNGLGEEAVGLYHQMHRSGVVPTPYVLSSVLSACTKAALFEQGRLVHVQVYKQGLCSETVVGNALIALYLRFRSFSLAERVFSEMPYCDRVTFNTLISRHAQCGNGESALEIFEEMRLSGWTPDCVTIASLLVACASTGDLNKGKQLHSYLLKAGMSPDYIIEGSLLDLYVKCGDIVDALKIFKSGDRTNVVLWNLMLVAYGQVSDLAKSFDLFCQMVAAGVRPNQFTYPCLLRTCTYAGEINLGEQIHSLSIKTGFESDMYVSGVLIDMYSKYGWLDKAQRILEILEAKDVVSWTSMIAGYVQHEFCKEALETFKDMQLFGIWPDNIGLASAISACAGIKAMRQGLQIHSRVYVSGYSADVSIWNALVNLYARCGRSKEAFSLFEAVEHKDKITWNGLVSGFAQSGLYEEALEVFIKMYQAGVKYNVFTFVSSISASANLADIKQGKQIHATVTKTGYTSETEVANALISLYGKCGSIEDAKMQFFEMPERNDVSWNTIITSCSQHGRGLEALDLFDQMKQEGLKPNDVTFIGVLAACSHVGLVEEGLGYFESMSSEHGIHPRPDHYACVVDILGRAGQLDRARKFVEEMPVSANAMVWRTLLSACRVHKNIEIGELAAKCLLELEPHDSASYVLLSNAYAVTGKWAYRDHVRKMMKDRGVRKEPGRSWIEVKNVVHAFFVGDWLHPLAHQIYKYLADLDDRLTKIGYIQGNYFLFQEKEKEQKDPTAFVHSEKLAVAFGLMSLPPSMPLRVIKNLRVCNDCHTWMKFTSEVMRREIVLRDVYRFHHFNNGNCSCGDFW, encoded by the coding sequence ATGACGCGCCGGGCAGCGGCCTCACTTAACAAGTCGCTCACTGGGTTCCTCGCGCACGAAGATCCGGAGAAGCTCCTGTCGCTCTTCGCAGCCAAGGTCAGGCAGTGCAGGGGCCTTGGCTCTGTTGATTTCGCGTGCGCCTTGCGCGAGTGCAGGGGCAACGGCAAGCGCTGGCCGCTCGTTCCGGAGATCCATGCGAAGGCGATCACATGTGGGCTCGGCGGAGACCGGATCGCTGGCAACCTGCTGATTGATTTGTACGCGAAAAAGGGGCTTGTGCAGCGGGCGAGGCATGTGTTTGAGCAGCTATCTGCCAGGGACAATGTTTCTTGGGTTGCAATGTTGTCAGGGTATGCAAAGAATGGTCTTGGAGAAGAAGCTGTCGGGCTATACCACCAGATGCATCGCTCCGGTGTTGTTCCTACGCCTTACGTTCTGTCTAGTGTACTCAGTGCTTGCACTAAAGCTGCGCTTTTTGAGCAAGGACGGTTGGTGCATGTCCAAGTTTACAAGCAAGGGTTGTGCTCTGAAACGGTTGTGGGGAATGCACTTATTGCGCTGTACTTGCGGTTCAGATCTTTTAGTCTGGCGGAAAGAGTATTTTCTGAGATGCCGTACTGCGATAGAGTAACGTTCAATACACTGATCTCGCGACATGCTCAGTGTGGAAATGGTGAGAGTGCTTTGGAGATATTTGAAGAGATGCGCTTGTCAGGCTGGACGCCTGATTGTGTAACCATTGCTAGTCTCCTTGTAGCTTGTGCCTCTACTGGTGATCTGAATAAGGGCAAGCAGCTCCATTCTTATTTGCTAAAAGCAGGCATGTCTCCAGATTACATAATTGAAGGTTCGCTTCTTGATCTCTATGTGAAATGTGGTGATATTGTGGATGCGCTCAAGATCTTCAAATCGGGTGATAGGACAAATGTAGTGCTATGGAATTTGATGCTTGTTGCATATGGGCAGGTTAGTGATCTAGCAAAATCATTTGACCTCTTTTGTCAAATGGTAGCTGCAGGGGTACGCCCTAACCAATTCACATACCCATGCTTGTTAAGGACTTGCACTTACGCTGGAGAAATTAACCTTGGAGAGCAGATTCATTCACTAAGCATAAAGACTGGCTTTGAGTCTGATATGTATGTCAGTGGTGTACTGATAGATATGTATTCTAAATACGGGTGGCTTGATAAAGCTCAAAGAATTCTTGAAATACTTGAAGCAAAAGATGTGGTCTCCTGGACATCGATGATTGCTGGATACGTGCAACATGAGTTTTGCAAAGAGGCCCTTGAAACATTCAAAGATATGCAGCTATTTGGAATTTGGCCTGATAACATAGGGCTAGCAAGTGCTATAAGTGCTTGTGCTGGAATTAAAGCGATGCGTCAGGGTCTGCAGATTCATTCTCGGGTTTATGTGTCTGGTTATTCAGCAGATGTCTCTATTTGGAATGCGCTGGTAAACCTTTATGCACGATGTGGAAGAAGCAAAGAAGCTTTCTCTTTATTTGAGGCAGTTGAACATAAAGACAAGATAACATGGAATGGACTGGTATCTGGTTTTGCACAAAGTGGTCTATATGAAGAGGCCCTTGAGGTATTTATTAAGATGTATCAAGCAGGTGTCAAGTATAACGTGTTCACCTTTGTATCCTCTATTAGTGCATCAGCTAACCTTGCAGATATAAAACAAGGAAAGCAAATACATGCTACAGTTACTAAAACAGGTTACACCTCTGAAACTGAAGTTGCCAATGCGTTGATTTCACTGTATGGGAAATGTGGCAGCATTGAAGATGCCAAGATGCAGTTCTTTGAAATGCCCGAAAGGAACGATGTGTCATGGAATACTATTATTACAAGTTGCTCACAACATGGACGTGGCCTAGAGGCTTTGGATCTATTTGATCAAATGAAGCAAGAAGGTCTAAAACCAAATGATGTGACCTTCATAGGCGTTTTAGCTGCTTGCAGTCATGTGGGTCTGGTAGAGGAGGGTCTTGGTTACTTCGAATCCATGTCTAGTGAGCATGGAATCCATCCAAGGCCTGATCATTATGCTTGTGTTGTAGACATTCTTGGACGAGCTGGGCAACTTGACCGGGCAAGGAAATTTGTTGAGGAAATGCCTGTATCTGCTAATGCAATGGTTTGGAGAACCCTTCTCAGTGCTTGTAGAGTGCACAAAAACATCGAAATTGGAGAGCTTGCAGCCAAGTGTCTACTGGAGTTAGAGCCTCATGATTCAGCATCATATGTCCTCCTTTCAAATGCATATGCTGTTACTGGGAAATGGGCTTACAGGGATCACGTCAGAAAGATGATGAAAGACAGAGGAGTCAGAAAAGAGCCCGGTCGTAGCTGGATTGAAGTAAAGAACGTGGTTCATGCTTTCTTTGTTGGTGATTGGTTGCACCCATTGGCCCATCAGATTTACAAATATTTGGCTGACCTAGATGATAGGTTAACCAAAATAGGGTACATACAAGGGAACTATTTTCTTttccaagaaaaagagaaagaacaaaAGGACCCCACTGCTTTTGTCCATAGCGAGAAGTTAGCTGTGGCCTTTGGATTGATGAGTTTGCCTCCTTCTATGCCCCTTAGAGTCATTAAGAATCTCCGTGTCTGCAACGATTGCCACACTTGGATGAAGTTTACCTCTGAAGTCATGAGAAGAGAAATTGTATTGCGAGATGTGTATAGATTTCACCATTTTAACAATGGCAATTGTTCATGTGGAGACTTCTGGTGA